Proteins found in one Salinimonas lutimaris genomic segment:
- the elbB gene encoding isoprenoid biosynthesis glyoxalase ElbB, whose product MKKVAVILSGSGVFDGTEIYEAVITLLAIRQQGAQYQCFAPDKDQLHVINHLTGDVETGQTRNVLIESARVARGEVKPVTECNPTDFDALILPGGFGAAKNLCTFAVDGADSQPDADVLAVCKAFAEAGKPAGYACIAPALAASVYGNDTKVTIGNDEGAAEGINAIGAQHINCAVDDIVVDAAARLVTTPAYMLAGDILEAQAGLNKMVEAVLGME is encoded by the coding sequence ATGAAAAAAGTAGCAGTAATTTTAAGCGGTAGCGGAGTGTTTGATGGTACAGAAATTTATGAAGCGGTGATCACTTTACTGGCAATTCGCCAGCAAGGAGCCCAGTATCAGTGCTTTGCACCGGACAAAGACCAGCTACATGTGATCAACCATCTGACCGGTGATGTGGAAACCGGACAAACCCGCAATGTGCTTATTGAGTCTGCCCGGGTTGCTCGTGGTGAAGTCAAGCCGGTGACCGAGTGTAACCCGACTGACTTTGATGCTCTGATCCTGCCAGGCGGCTTCGGCGCTGCCAAAAATCTGTGTACCTTTGCTGTAGATGGCGCTGACAGTCAGCCTGATGCGGATGTGCTGGCTGTGTGTAAAGCCTTTGCCGAAGCGGGTAAGCCGGCCGGCTATGCCTGTATCGCCCCGGCGCTCGCCGCCTCGGTATACGGCAATGACACCAAGGTGACCATCGGGAACGATGAGGGTGCAGCCGAGGGAATTAACGCCATTGGTGCTCAGCATATTAACTGCGCCGTGGATGATATTGTGGTTGATGCGGCTGCCAGGCTGGTGACCACGCCGGCCTATATGCTGGCAGGCGATATTCTTGAAGCGCAGGCGGGCCTCAACAAGATGGTTGAAGCTGTGCTGGGCATGGAATAG
- a CDS encoding TrkH family potassium uptake protein has translation MHYRAIVRILGLLVALFSVTMVPPALVSLIYQDGSGLPFILAFILCVMTGTAMWYPNREHRQDLRAKEGFLIVALFWAVLASFAAIPFILLEQPSMTVTDAFFESFSGLTTTGATVIEGIEFLPHSIQFYRQQLQWFGGMGIIVLAVAILPILGVGGMQLYRAEMPGPVKDSKMTPRIADTAKHLWYIYLSLTIACTVAYWLAGMDWFDAICHSFSTVAIGGFSTHDASLGYFDSPLINVICAVFLLIAALNFSLHYAAVTSRSVRNYLHDPEFKAFFIIQASLIILCFLVLVLTGYYSTAEEALDQAMIQAVSISTTAGFATTDFSSWPTFLPIMLIFASFIGGCAGSTGGGLKVIRVFLLFLQGRREIDRLIHPKAVYSVKLGERAMPDRVVEAVWGFFSAYAIVFVLIMLGMIASGLDNLTAFTATAATLNNLGPGLGSVAGTYAEVSDPGKWLAVIAMLFGRLEVFSLLVLFSPTFWRS, from the coding sequence ATGCACTATCGTGCGATTGTACGCATACTGGGGCTGCTGGTCGCGCTGTTCAGCGTTACCATGGTGCCACCGGCACTGGTCTCTCTAATCTATCAGGATGGCAGTGGACTGCCGTTTATTCTTGCCTTCATTCTTTGTGTTATGACGGGCACTGCCATGTGGTATCCCAATCGTGAGCATCGCCAGGATTTACGAGCCAAAGAAGGCTTTTTGATTGTTGCCTTGTTCTGGGCGGTACTGGCCAGTTTTGCTGCCATCCCGTTCATACTGCTTGAACAACCCAGCATGACCGTAACCGACGCGTTTTTTGAGTCGTTTTCGGGGTTGACCACCACCGGTGCCACGGTTATTGAGGGGATTGAGTTTCTACCGCACTCCATTCAGTTTTATCGCCAGCAGTTGCAATGGTTTGGCGGTATGGGGATCATTGTTCTGGCCGTGGCCATTTTGCCTATCTTAGGGGTAGGGGGCATGCAGCTGTACCGCGCAGAGATGCCCGGGCCGGTGAAAGACTCTAAAATGACGCCGAGGATTGCTGATACCGCTAAACATCTTTGGTATATCTATCTGTCACTTACCATCGCCTGCACGGTTGCTTACTGGCTGGCTGGCATGGACTGGTTTGATGCGATCTGTCATTCATTCTCTACCGTTGCCATTGGCGGGTTTTCCACCCATGATGCCAGTCTGGGATACTTTGACAGCCCGCTAATCAATGTCATCTGTGCGGTATTTTTGCTAATTGCTGCCCTGAACTTCTCGTTGCACTATGCTGCGGTAACCTCACGGTCGGTGCGTAATTATCTGCACGATCCTGAGTTCAAAGCATTTTTCATCATTCAGGCCAGTCTTATCATTTTGTGCTTTCTGGTTCTGGTGCTAACCGGCTATTACAGTACCGCCGAGGAGGCCCTGGATCAGGCTATGATTCAGGCTGTATCGATCAGTACTACCGCCGGCTTTGCCACGACCGACTTTTCCTCCTGGCCGACCTTTTTGCCCATCATGCTGATTTTTGCCAGCTTTATTGGTGGCTGCGCCGGCTCAACCGGCGGTGGTCTGAAGGTCATCCGGGTGTTCCTGCTATTTTTGCAGGGCCGCCGGGAAATCGACAGGCTGATCCATCCCAAAGCGGTGTATTCTGTCAAACTGGGTGAGCGGGCCATGCCTGATCGGGTCGTCGAGGCGGTATGGGGCTTCTTTTCTGCTTACGCGATTGTGTTTGTGCTGATTATGCTGGGAATGATTGCATCAGGACTGGATAATCTCACTGCATTTACAGCCACCGCCGCTACCCTGAATAACCTGGGGCCGGGCTTAGGCAGTGTAGCTGGCACATATGCGGAGGTGAGTGATCCGGGAAAATGGCTGGCGGTCATTGCTATGCTGTTTGGCCGGCTTGAGGTGTTTTCCCTGCTAGTACTCTTTTCACCGACCTTCTGGCGCAGTTAA
- the trkA gene encoding Trk system potassium transporter TrkA, with the protein MKIIILGAGQVGGTLAENLVGEKNEITVIDSDHNRLRALQDRLDLQVVVGVGSHPDILKKAGAEDADMLIAVTNSDESNMLACQVAYSLFKTPTKIARVRSEQYIIYQEQLYKQQDIPVDHIIAPEQLVTKAIKRLIDYPGALQVVEFAEGKASLVAVKAYYGGLLVGHALSALKEHMPNVETRVAAIYRRGRPIRPLGTTVIEADDEVFFIAATKHIRAVMSELQKLESSYKRIMIAGGGLIGAGLAKRLEHNHNVKLIEFDRERAQYLSAHLDKTIVFCGDASDPELLTEESIDQVDAFIAVTNDDEANIMSAMLAKRMGAQKAMVLIQRSAYVDLVQGGDIDIAFSPQQATISALLTHIRRGDIVNVYSLRRGAAEAIEAIAHGDENTSRVVGREIGSIKLPPGTTIGAIVRDDQVIIAHSDTVIEANDHVILFLVDKKYIGDVEKIFQPSAFFFG; encoded by the coding sequence ATGAAGATAATCATCCTTGGTGCCGGACAGGTCGGAGGCACACTGGCTGAAAACCTGGTTGGTGAAAAAAATGAAATCACCGTCATTGACTCTGATCATAACCGGTTACGGGCCCTTCAGGATAGGTTGGATCTGCAAGTGGTTGTCGGGGTAGGTTCACACCCTGATATTCTGAAAAAAGCCGGCGCCGAAGATGCTGATATGCTCATTGCAGTGACCAACAGCGATGAAAGCAACATGCTGGCGTGTCAGGTTGCCTACAGCTTATTTAAAACCCCTACCAAAATTGCCCGGGTTCGCTCAGAACAATACATCATTTATCAGGAACAGCTGTATAAACAGCAGGATATTCCGGTTGATCACATTATTGCTCCGGAACAGCTGGTTACCAAAGCCATCAAGCGCCTGATTGATTATCCCGGCGCGTTGCAGGTTGTGGAATTTGCCGAAGGCAAAGCCAGTCTGGTGGCAGTTAAGGCTTATTACGGCGGTCTACTGGTGGGTCACGCCCTGTCTGCGTTAAAAGAGCATATGCCTAATGTGGAAACCCGGGTGGCCGCCATTTACCGGCGCGGCCGGCCGATCAGACCGCTTGGCACAACCGTCATTGAAGCCGATGATGAAGTGTTTTTTATTGCTGCCACCAAGCATATCCGGGCGGTGATGAGCGAACTGCAAAAGCTGGAGTCCAGCTATAAGCGCATTATGATTGCCGGTGGCGGATTGATTGGTGCTGGACTGGCCAAGCGCCTTGAGCATAATCACAACGTAAAGCTGATTGAGTTTGATCGGGAACGCGCACAGTATTTATCGGCACACCTGGATAAAACCATTGTCTTTTGCGGTGATGCCTCGGACCCTGAGCTGTTGACCGAAGAAAGTATTGATCAGGTTGATGCCTTTATTGCCGTGACCAACGATGATGAAGCCAACATCATGTCAGCCATGCTGGCCAAGCGTATGGGGGCACAAAAAGCGATGGTGCTGATTCAGCGCAGCGCCTATGTGGATCTGGTACAGGGCGGCGATATCGATATAGCGTTCTCCCCACAACAGGCCACCATCTCCGCGCTGCTTACTCACATTCGTCGCGGCGACATTGTTAATGTGTACTCACTTCGCCGGGGAGCCGCGGAAGCTATAGAAGCCATTGCTCACGGTGATGAAAATACCTCGCGTGTTGTTGGCCGGGAAATTGGCAGCATTAAGTTGCCACCAGGCACAACCATCGGCGCAATCGTACGCGATGACCAGGTGATTATTGCGCACAGCGATACTGTGATTGAAGCCAACGACCACGTAATTCTATTTTTGGTGGATAAAAAATATATCGGGGATGTGGAGAAAATCTTCCAGCCCAGCGCCTTCTTCTTTGGCTGA
- the rsmB gene encoding 16S rRNA (cytosine(967)-C(5))-methyltransferase RsmB has product MSVVSLPRKKNLRADAAWVIYQILENGKSSRECLHKVQQRHSAQDSAWLQEMSMGVLRQLPQLQVWLRQLLDTPLKNNKKILEHLILLGFYQLAFSRVSAHAAVGETVNAADFLGGKNLRGLVNAVLRNFQRQALTEQRSTDPIIQSGMPKWLYKKLQQAYPDQLDDIIAQSNAVAPIWLRVNQRQISRTDYQHLLDDAGLQYALSDAHPDGLILLTRRDIPSLPGFAEGLFSVQDGAAQLAAAYLDAQPGETVLDACAAPGGKTAHILERQPELQDCIALDNDSIRLKRVAENMQRLKLSPQMVCADAADPKSLKDTPQFDRILLDAPCSATGVIRRHPDIRWLRKRTDIEQLVELQARILDTMWSRLKPGGTLLYATCSLLPDENRDQMLTFLARQDDAQHSPLHEADTAKAPGRQILPAEQQMDGFYYCRLVKSK; this is encoded by the coding sequence ATGTCAGTGGTTTCTCTTCCCCGTAAAAAAAATCTGCGGGCCGATGCTGCATGGGTGATTTATCAGATTCTGGAAAATGGTAAATCCTCCCGCGAATGTCTGCACAAGGTGCAGCAGCGTCACTCGGCCCAGGACAGTGCCTGGTTACAGGAAATGTCGATGGGCGTACTGCGCCAGTTGCCACAGTTACAGGTCTGGTTACGTCAGCTGCTCGATACCCCACTGAAAAATAACAAAAAGATTCTGGAACACCTGATTCTGCTTGGCTTCTACCAGTTAGCCTTTAGCCGGGTTTCGGCGCATGCTGCAGTGGGTGAAACGGTCAATGCGGCAGACTTTCTGGGCGGTAAGAATCTGCGGGGACTGGTCAACGCGGTTTTGCGTAATTTTCAGCGTCAGGCACTGACTGAACAGCGCAGTACGGATCCGATTATTCAAAGCGGTATGCCTAAATGGCTGTATAAAAAGCTGCAACAGGCTTACCCAGACCAGCTAGACGATATTATTGCGCAAAGTAATGCGGTAGCGCCGATTTGGCTAAGAGTGAATCAGCGCCAGATTAGCCGTACTGACTATCAGCACCTGCTCGATGATGCCGGATTGCAGTATGCGCTTAGTGATGCTCATCCAGATGGCCTGATTCTGTTGACGCGCCGGGATATTCCTTCCCTGCCGGGCTTTGCAGAAGGGTTGTTCTCGGTACAGGATGGCGCTGCTCAGCTGGCTGCTGCCTATCTTGATGCACAGCCAGGGGAGACGGTACTGGATGCCTGCGCAGCACCCGGCGGTAAAACAGCACATATTCTTGAGCGACAACCAGAGCTGCAAGACTGTATTGCACTGGATAACGACAGTATCCGATTAAAACGTGTGGCTGAAAACATGCAGCGCTTAAAGCTTTCGCCGCAAATGGTCTGCGCAGATGCTGCTGACCCGAAAAGCCTGAAAGATACCCCCCAGTTTGATCGCATTTTGCTTGATGCGCCCTGCTCTGCCACCGGGGTTATTCGCCGTCATCCGGATATTCGCTGGCTGCGCAAGCGTACTGATATTGAACAGCTGGTTGAATTGCAGGCCCGGATTCTTGATACCATGTGGTCACGTTTAAAGCCAGGCGGGACGCTGCTGTATGCAACCTGCTCGCTGTTACCCGATGAAAACCGCGACCAGATGCTGACTTTTTTAGCCCGTCAGGATGATGCCCAGCACAGTCCTCTGCATGAGGCCGATACCGCCAAGGCACCGGGGCGTCAAATACTGCCCGCCGAGCAACAAATGGATGGTTTCTATTATTGCAGGCTGGTAAAGTCCAAATAG
- the fmt gene encoding methionyl-tRNA formyltransferase, with protein sequence MANSLRVIFAGTPDFAADHLQALLSCEHEVVAVYTQPDRPAGRGKKLTASPVKQLAMKHAIPVYQPHSLKSEEAQHELASISADIMVVVAYGLLLPKAVLDTPPRGCINVHGSILPKWRGAAPIQRSLWAGDKQTGVTIMQMDEGLDTGDMLHIAAIDISAQDTSATLYSRLAELGPQALLHVLDNIDALEAQPQDDAQASYAKKLSKEEAQIDWHTDAVQLERNIRAFNPWPVAWAELGGEKVKIWQAEVEPDTQGQTPGTVIRADKNGIVVATASQALRILSLQLPGKKPLAAADVINARKHWFEQGQPVGGAQ encoded by the coding sequence GTGGCTAATTCACTTCGGGTTATTTTTGCCGGTACGCCGGATTTTGCTGCTGACCATCTGCAGGCTTTATTAAGCTGTGAGCACGAGGTGGTCGCGGTATACACACAACCAGACCGGCCAGCCGGACGCGGCAAGAAGCTGACCGCCAGCCCGGTTAAGCAGTTAGCGATGAAACATGCGATTCCGGTTTATCAGCCTCATTCACTGAAAAGCGAAGAAGCTCAGCATGAACTGGCGTCTATTTCTGCTGATATTATGGTGGTGGTGGCCTACGGGCTGTTGCTGCCTAAAGCCGTGCTGGACACCCCACCTCGTGGGTGTATCAATGTACACGGTTCCATTTTACCAAAATGGCGTGGCGCGGCCCCTATTCAGCGTTCTCTGTGGGCCGGTGATAAGCAGACCGGCGTCACTATTATGCAGATGGACGAAGGACTGGATACCGGCGACATGCTGCATATTGCCGCTATTGATATATCGGCTCAGGATACCAGCGCCACCCTGTACAGCCGGCTGGCAGAATTAGGCCCACAGGCACTGTTACATGTGCTGGATAATATTGATGCGCTAGAGGCACAACCTCAGGATGACGCACAGGCCAGCTACGCCAAAAAACTATCCAAAGAAGAAGCTCAAATTGACTGGCATACAGACGCGGTTCAGCTAGAGCGAAACATTCGGGCGTTTAACCCCTGGCCGGTAGCCTGGGCAGAACTGGGCGGCGAGAAGGTAAAAATCTGGCAGGCTGAGGTTGAACCCGATACGCAGGGACAGACACCGGGAACGGTCATCCGGGCAGATAAAAACGGGATTGTTGTGGCAACTGCCAGCCAGGCACTACGTATTTTATCTTTGCAGCTTCCGGGCAAAAAGCCACTGGCGGCGGCAGATGTCATCAATGCTCGTAAGCACTGGTTTGAACAAGGCCAACCGGTAGGCGGAGCACAATAA
- the def gene encoding peptide deformylase → MAILDVLRFPDERLRTVAEPVSEVNDEIKQLVSDMFETMKDENGIGLAATQVDRHVQVVVMDVSENQDTPRVFINPEITEKDGSTISEEGCLSVPNNYAKVERAEAIKVKALDAEGKPFELEAEGLLAICIQHELDHLKGKLFVDYLSPLKRQRIRKKLEKDARLAAKA, encoded by the coding sequence ATGGCGATATTAGACGTATTACGATTCCCTGATGAGCGGCTGCGCACTGTGGCAGAGCCGGTCTCAGAAGTGAACGACGAAATTAAGCAACTGGTTTCAGACATGTTTGAAACCATGAAAGATGAAAATGGCATCGGACTGGCAGCCACTCAGGTTGACCGGCACGTACAGGTAGTGGTGATGGATGTTTCTGAAAATCAGGACACACCACGGGTATTTATTAACCCGGAAATTACCGAAAAAGACGGCTCCACCATCTCTGAAGAAGGGTGTTTGTCTGTGCCTAATAACTATGCCAAGGTTGAGCGGGCAGAGGCGATAAAAGTGAAAGCGCTGGATGCCGAAGGTAAGCCATTTGAGCTTGAGGCGGAAGGACTGCTGGCAATTTGTATTCAGCATGAGCTTGACCACCTCAAAGGTAAGCTGTTTGTAGATTATCTGTCGCCACTAAAGCGCCAGCGTATCCGCAAAAAACTGGAAAAAGACGCACGTCTGGCAGCAAAAGCATAA